TGGTTCAAGGGCATCGTGCTGCCGTCGCTGGCGCTCGGCCTCGGGTCGTCGGCGCTGATCGCGCGTCAGACGCGGGCCGCGATGGTCTCCGCGCTCGGCTCGCCGTACATCGACACGCTGACCGCGGCCGGGGTGTCGCGGCGGCGCATCGTGCTGCGCTACGCGCTGAAGAACGCGATGGTCCCGGTGCTCTCCGCGCTGGGGATCACGGTCAACATCCTGATCGGCGCGAGCTTCGTGGTGGAGAAGGTGTTCTCGTTCCCCGGCATCGGCAACCTGATGCTGACCAGCGTGGTCGGCAAGGACTTCCCGGTCGTGCAGGGCGGCGTGCTCCTCGTCGCCTGCCTCGTCATCGTCGTCAACCTGCTCATCGACGTGGGCTACGGCCTGCTCAACCCCCAGGCGCGTCCCCAATGACCCACTTATCGATACCCGACCCCGAGGTGGCGGCGCACACCGGATCGGGCCCGGCCGGCTCGCGGCGCGTGCTGACCGGTGTCCTGCGGCAGCCGGCGGCGGTCGTCGGACTGCTGTTCCTGCTCGTGGTCGCGGGTGCGGCGATCTTCGCGGACTGGCTGGCGCCGTACGCGCCGACCGAGAAGGACTTCGACCACCCGCTGAGCGGCCCGTCCTCGCTGCACTGGCTCGGCACCGACGATGTCGGCCAGGACACGCTCAGCCGGTTGATCTACGGCGCCCGGATCGCGTTGCTCGTCGCGTTCGGTTCGGTCGGCATCGCGATGGCGATCGGCGTTCCGTTCGGGCTGCTGCTGGGCTACCGCGGCGGCTGGCGCGACCGGCTCGGCTCGCGTCTGATCGACGTCTCGGACGCGCTGCCCGGCATCCTGCTCGGGTTCGCGGTCATCGCCGTGCTCGGCCGAGGCCTGTTCAACCTGATGCTGGCCATCGGCTTGATCTTCTGCATGGGCTTCGCCCGCACCACGCGCGCGGTCGCGCTCGCCGAACGACAAAAGCTCTATGTGGACGCCGCCAAGGTCGCCGGGCTGCGGACACCGGCCATCCTGTTCCGGCAGGTGCTGCCGAACCTCGCCGGTGCGCTGATCGTGCAGGGCTCGGTGTTCCTGGCCTCGGCGATCATGGTCGAGTCGGCGCTGAGCTTCCTGGGGATCGGCCTGGAGTCGGAGACTCCCACCTGGGGCGCGATGCTCAGCAACGCGGCGGCCAACACGCAACAGCCGTTCCTGGCGCTCCCGCCGGGGCTGGCGATCGTGTTCACGGTGCTGGCGTTCAACATCGTCGGCGTCGGGATCGGCGACGCGCTGACCGGCACCGGCCGCGGCCTGTCCCGCCGCGGCCGCAAACGCCGCCGCCCGACGCCGCAGGCGCCGCGCCCGGCCGCACCAGTTGTGTCCGAGAGCCGTGCCGTTCTGGAGTTCCGGGACGTGACCGTTGCCGTGGAGGGGCGCAAGCGGCCGACGCCGCTGGTTCAGGATGTGTCGCTGGCGATCGGCCGGGCCGAGGTCGTCGCGCTGCTCGGCGAGTCCGGTTCCGGCAAGTCGATGCTCGCCCGGTCCGCGCTCGGGTTGCTACCGGCGGGCGTCGAGTTGGCGTCCGGATCGGTGTGGTTCGAAGGGAAGCGGATCGACGACCTCGACCACCGCGGTATGCGGAAGATCCGCGGCGCGGGGATGGCCGTCGTGCTCCAGGACCCGATGTCCGCGCTCTCGCCGGTGCACACGATCGGCAGGCAGATCGGCGAACCGCTCCGCGCCCACGCCGGGCTCACCGGCAAGGCGGCCAGGGAGCGGGCGGTCGAACTCCTCGACCGCGTCGGCGTCGAGGACGCCCGGCGCCGGCTGAACGACTACCCGCACCAGTTCTCCGGCGGCATGGCGCAGCGCGTCGCGATCGCGATGGCGCTGGCGGCCGGTCCGCGGCTGCTGATCGCCGACGAGGCGACCTCGGCCCTGGACGTCACCACCCAGAGCCAGGTGCTCGACCTGCTGCTGGAGCTGCGGGACGACCTGGACATGGCGATCCTGCTGATCACCCACGACCTCGGTGTGGTGGCGGAGAGCTGCGACCGCGCGGCGGTGATGTACGCGGGCGAGCTGGTCGAGGTCAACGACGTAACGTCGCTGTTCGACAAGCCCCGGCACCCGTACACCGCGGCGCTGCTCGCGGCGAACCCGACCAGCGAGGCCGACGTCGTCCGGCTGCCGACGATCCCCGGCCGGGTGCCGCCCGCGGGGGAGTGGCCGGTCGGCTGCCACTTCGCCGGGCGCTGTGCCTACGCCCGGACCGAATGCACCGAGCGGGCGGTTCCGCTCGTCCACGACGTGCGCTGCGCACGCGCCGACGAACTCACGCTGGAGGTGACGTCCCGGTGAGTACACAGCTGCAGCCGGACGGCCGGGCGCTGCCGGACGGTCGGGCGCTGCTGGACGTCCGGGACCTGACCGTCGACTTCGACGCGGGCCGGGCCCTGGGCTTGCGCCGCCGGCGGGCGACCGCGGTCGACAACGTCAGCCTCGACATCCGCCCCGGCGAGACGCTGGGCCTGGTCGGCGAGTCCGGATCCGGCAAGAGCACGACCGGGCGGGCCATCCTGCGGCTCGTCGACACGACCAGCGGCACGATCACGTTCGACGGTGTCGACGTGACGAAGCTGGGCCACACGACGCCGCTGTCCTACCGGCGCGCGGTCCAGGCCGTGTTCCAGGACCCGCTCGCCTCGCTCAACCCGCGGCACGTCGTCTCCCGCGCGGTGACGACGTCGCTGGCGCGGCACGGCGTCGACAACCGGGCGGAGCGGGCCGCGGAGGCGTTCGAGCGGGTGGGCCTGTCCCGCGCGCACCTGAACCGGTATCCGGCGGAGCTGTCCGGTGGTCAGCGGCAGCGCGTGGCGATCGCGCGGGCGCTGGCGCTGGAGCCGCGGCTCGTCGTCTGCGACGAGGCGGTGAGCGCACTCGACCTGTCGACGCAGAGCCAGATCATCAACCTGCTGGCCGACCTGCGGGAGTCGACCGGGATGAGCTACCTGTTCATCGCGCACGACCTCGGCATCACCCGGCACATCTCGCACCGGATCGCGGTGCTCCTCGGCGGACGGCTGGTCGAGGTCGCGCCGACCGCCCAGCTGTTCGACTCGCCCCGGCACCCGTACACCCGGGCGCTGATCGCCGCGAGCCCGGCGTCCCACCCCGAAGGGCGTGACCGGCGCCGCGCCCGCCGCGCGGCGCACCGGCAGGGCAAGCGGGAGGAAGCGATCCCGCGCGGGACCGCCGGCTGCCCGTTCCGGAACCGGTGCGACCGGGTGATGGACGTCTGCCACACGGTGACCCCGCCGCTGCAGTTGCTGGACGACGGCAGCAAGGTCGCCTGCCACCTCTACGAGGAGTCGCGATGAGGGCCTACGTGCTGGCCGCTGCCGGGGCGACCGCCGCGGTGACCGACGCGGCGGAGCCCGGCCCACCGGGCGCCGGTGAGGTGCGGATCCGGGTGCGGCGCTCCTCGGTCAACCCGTCGGACCGGATGATGGCGGGCGGTTTCTTCCGCTGGATGGAGCACCGCTACCCGGCGGTCCTCGGGCGTGACTTCGCCGGTGTCGTCGACGAGGTCGGCGAGGGCGTGACCCGGTTCGCGGCCGGTGACGAGGTGTTCGGTTTCGTCAAACGGCCGTACGTCGGGGACGGCACGTTCGCCGAGTACGTCACGATCCCGGCCGACCGGTTCGCGATCCATCGTCCGCAGGGCCTGTCGGTCGAGGACGCGGGTGTTCTCGGCGTCGCGGGTGCGACCGCGCTGCAGTGCGTGGACGCGCTGGCCTGCGCGCCGGGCGAGACCGTGCTGGTCAACGGTGCGACCGGCGGGGTCGGCGCGTTCGCGGTGCAGCTGGCCCGGCGCGCCGGCCTGCGGGTGTTCGCGACGGCACACGGCGACGCCGCCGAGCAGCACATCCGTGGCCTCGGCGCCGACGCGACCGTCGACTGGACGGTCGGTGACGTCGCCGCTCAGGTGCGGGTACTGGCCCCGGACGGTGTTCACGGCATCGTCGATCTGGTCTCCTCCGACTTCGACGCGATCACCGCGCTCGCCGGGCCGGTGCTGGTGCCGGGCCGTGCGGTGGCGGCCACCCGGAGCGGCGCGCCGGACTCCGCCGACCTGGCCGTCCACGGCATCCACTGCTCGCCGGCGGTGGACCTCCTGCACCGGCTCGCCGACGCGGTGCTCGACGGGCTCGTGGTTCCGCTGGTCGCGTCGTACCCGTTGGAGAAGGTCGACGACGCGTTCGCCGCGCTGTCCCGAGCGCCGCTCGGCAAG
The sequence above is a segment of the Cryptosporangium aurantiacum genome. Coding sequences within it:
- a CDS encoding dipeptide/oligopeptide/nickel ABC transporter permease/ATP-binding protein, which encodes MTHLSIPDPEVAAHTGSGPAGSRRVLTGVLRQPAAVVGLLFLLVVAGAAIFADWLAPYAPTEKDFDHPLSGPSSLHWLGTDDVGQDTLSRLIYGARIALLVAFGSVGIAMAIGVPFGLLLGYRGGWRDRLGSRLIDVSDALPGILLGFAVIAVLGRGLFNLMLAIGLIFCMGFARTTRAVALAERQKLYVDAAKVAGLRTPAILFRQVLPNLAGALIVQGSVFLASAIMVESALSFLGIGLESETPTWGAMLSNAAANTQQPFLALPPGLAIVFTVLAFNIVGVGIGDALTGTGRGLSRRGRKRRRPTPQAPRPAAPVVSESRAVLEFRDVTVAVEGRKRPTPLVQDVSLAIGRAEVVALLGESGSGKSMLARSALGLLPAGVELASGSVWFEGKRIDDLDHRGMRKIRGAGMAVVLQDPMSALSPVHTIGRQIGEPLRAHAGLTGKAARERAVELLDRVGVEDARRRLNDYPHQFSGGMAQRVAIAMALAAGPRLLIADEATSALDVTTQSQVLDLLLELRDDLDMAILLITHDLGVVAESCDRAAVMYAGELVEVNDVTSLFDKPRHPYTAALLAANPTSEADVVRLPTIPGRVPPAGEWPVGCHFAGRCAYARTECTERAVPLVHDVRCARADELTLEVTSR
- a CDS encoding oligopeptide/dipeptide ABC transporter ATP-binding protein encodes the protein MSTQLQPDGRALPDGRALLDVRDLTVDFDAGRALGLRRRRATAVDNVSLDIRPGETLGLVGESGSGKSTTGRAILRLVDTTSGTITFDGVDVTKLGHTTPLSYRRAVQAVFQDPLASLNPRHVVSRAVTTSLARHGVDNRAERAAEAFERVGLSRAHLNRYPAELSGGQRQRVAIARALALEPRLVVCDEAVSALDLSTQSQIINLLADLRESTGMSYLFIAHDLGITRHISHRIAVLLGGRLVEVAPTAQLFDSPRHPYTRALIAASPASHPEGRDRRRARRAAHRQGKREEAIPRGTAGCPFRNRCDRVMDVCHTVTPPLQLLDDGSKVACHLYEESR
- a CDS encoding quinone oxidoreductase family protein, producing the protein MRAYVLAAAGATAAVTDAAEPGPPGAGEVRIRVRRSSVNPSDRMMAGGFFRWMEHRYPAVLGRDFAGVVDEVGEGVTRFAAGDEVFGFVKRPYVGDGTFAEYVTIPADRFAIHRPQGLSVEDAGVLGVAGATALQCVDALACAPGETVLVNGATGGVGAFAVQLARRAGLRVFATAHGDAAEQHIRGLGADATVDWTVGDVAAQVRVLAPDGVHGIVDLVSSDFDAITALAGPVLVPGRAVAATRSGAPDSADLAVHGIHCSPAVDLLHRLADAVLDGLVVPLVASYPLEKVDDAFAALSRAPLGKVGLEIG